One genomic region from Phocoena sinus isolate mPhoSin1 chromosome 3, mPhoSin1.pri, whole genome shotgun sequence encodes:
- the HARS2 gene encoding probable histidine--tRNA ligase, mitochondrial isoform X2: MTLLEVPFARYLAMNKVKKMKRYHVGKVWRRESPTIAQGRYREFCQCDFDIAGQFDPMIPDAECLKIVCEILSGLQLGDFLIKVNDRRILDGIFAVCGVPESKFHAICSSVDKLDKMSWKDVRHEMVAKKGLAAEVADRIGDYVQCHGGVSLVKQMFQDPRLSQNKQALEGLGDLKLLFEYLTLFGIAEKISFDLSLARGLDYYTGVIYEAVLLQTPAHAEEELLNVGSVAAGGRYDGLVGMFDPKGHNVPCVGLSIGVERIFSIVEQRMKTFGEKIRTTETQVFVATPQKNFLQERLKLIAELWDAGIKAELMYKNNPKLLTQLHYCENMGIPLVVIIGEQELKEGVIKLRSVASREEVAITRENLVAEIQKRLSES, translated from the exons ATGACCTTACT TGAGGTCCCTTTTGCTCGTTATCTGGCCATGAATAAAGTGAAGAAGATGAAACGCTATCATGTTGGAAAGGTGTGGCGTCGGGAGAGCCCAACCATAGCCCAAGGCCGCTACAGGGAGTTCTGCCAGTGT GACTTTGACATTGCTGGTCAGTTTGACCCTATGATCCCTGATGCAGAGTGTTTGAAGATCGTGTGTGAAATCCTTAGTGGCTTGCAGCTGGGGGATTTTCTCATTAAG GTCAATGACCGGCGGATTTTGGATGGGATATTTGCTGTCTGTGGTGTTCCTGAAAGCAAGTTCCATGCCATCTGCTCCTCAGTAGACAAACTAGACAAG ATGTCTTGGAAAGATGTGAGACATGAGATGGTGGCAAAGAAAGGCCTGGCTGCTGAAGTAGCTGATCGAATTGGGGATTACGTCCAATGTCATG GAGGGGTGTCCTTGGTGAAACAAATGTTCCAGGATCCCAGACTATCCCAGAACAAGCAGGCCCTAGAGGGCTTGGGAGACCTGAAGCTGCTATTTGAATACCTGACTTTATTTGGAATTGCTGAGAAG ATCTCCTTTGACCTGAGCCTGGCTCGGGGCCTGGACTACTATACAGGAGTGATCTATGAAGCGGTGCTGCTACAGACCCCAGCTCATGCTGAGGAGGAGCTACTGAATGTGGGCAGTGTGGCTGCTGGTGGGCGCTATGATGGGCTGGTGGGCATGTTTGACCCCAAAGGCCACAACGTGCCATGTGTGGGGCTCAGCATTGGGGTGGAGCGGATCTTCTCCATTGTGGAGCAGAGGATGAAG ACTTTTGGTGAGAAGATACGGACCACAGAGACCCAAGTGTTTGTGGCCACACCACAGAAGAACTTTCTCCAAGAACGGCTGAAGCTAATTGCAGAGCTTTGGGATGCTGGGATCAAG GCAGAGCTGATGTATAAGAACAACCCTAAACTACTAACTCAACTGCACTACTGTGAGAACATGGGCATCCCACTGGTGGTCATTATTGGTGAGCAAGAACTGAAGGAAGGGGTCATCAAGCTCCGTTCCGTGGCCAGCAGGGAGGAG GTGGCCATTACACGGGAAAATCTTGTGGCTGAAATTCAGAAGCGACTGTCTGAGTCTTGA
- the HARS2 gene encoding probable histidine--tRNA ligase, mitochondrial isoform X1 — protein sequence MVLGLRLYSALYPSWGPVCLFPRSFASCSGNPASCCTMPQLGLLHGRAWAVLFGQLRRPPGAVCIRAVHSHSQVAEAALATQLKPHQEKSNFIIKTPKGTRDLSPQQMVVREKILDMVVSCFKRHGAKGLDTPAFELKEMLTEKYGEDSGLIYDLKDQGGELLSLRYDLTVPFARYLAMNKVKKMKRYHVGKVWRRESPTIAQGRYREFCQCDFDIAGQFDPMIPDAECLKIVCEILSGLQLGDFLIKVNDRRILDGIFAVCGVPESKFHAICSSVDKLDKMSWKDVRHEMVAKKGLAAEVADRIGDYVQCHGGVSLVKQMFQDPRLSQNKQALEGLGDLKLLFEYLTLFGIAEKISFDLSLARGLDYYTGVIYEAVLLQTPAHAEEELLNVGSVAAGGRYDGLVGMFDPKGHNVPCVGLSIGVERIFSIVEQRMKTFGEKIRTTETQVFVATPQKNFLQERLKLIAELWDAGIKAELMYKNNPKLLTQLHYCENMGIPLVVIIGEQELKEGVIKLRSVASREEVAITRENLVAEIQKRLSES from the exons ATGGTGCTCGGGCTTCGCCTCTACAGCGCCCTGTACCCTTCCTGGGGTCCTGTCTGCCTCTTTCCTAGGTCCTTTGCCTCGTGTTCCGGAAATCCTGCCTCCTGCTGCACGATGCCCCAGCTCGGACTCCTACATGGGAGGGCCTGGGCTGTGCTGTTTGGCCAGCTCCGGCGACCGCCCGGTGCTGTATGCATCAGGGCAGTCCATTCTCATAGCCAG GTTGCGGAGGCAGCGTTAGCAACCCAACTGAAACCACATCAAGAGAAATCAAATTTTATTATCAAGACCCCAAAG GGCACCAGAGATCTTAGTCCCCAGCAGATGGTCGTGAGGGAGAAAATTCTTGATATGGTTGTTAGCTGCTTTAAACGTCATGGAGCAAAGGGGTTGGATACCCCAGCATTTGAGCTAAAg GAAATGCTTACTGAGAAGTATGGAGAGGACTCTGGGCTCATCTATGATCTGAAGGATCAGGGTGGAGAGCTATTGTCCTTGCGCTATGACCTTACT GTCCCTTTTGCTCGTTATCTGGCCATGAATAAAGTGAAGAAGATGAAACGCTATCATGTTGGAAAGGTGTGGCGTCGGGAGAGCCCAACCATAGCCCAAGGCCGCTACAGGGAGTTCTGCCAGTGT GACTTTGACATTGCTGGTCAGTTTGACCCTATGATCCCTGATGCAGAGTGTTTGAAGATCGTGTGTGAAATCCTTAGTGGCTTGCAGCTGGGGGATTTTCTCATTAAG GTCAATGACCGGCGGATTTTGGATGGGATATTTGCTGTCTGTGGTGTTCCTGAAAGCAAGTTCCATGCCATCTGCTCCTCAGTAGACAAACTAGACAAG ATGTCTTGGAAAGATGTGAGACATGAGATGGTGGCAAAGAAAGGCCTGGCTGCTGAAGTAGCTGATCGAATTGGGGATTACGTCCAATGTCATG GAGGGGTGTCCTTGGTGAAACAAATGTTCCAGGATCCCAGACTATCCCAGAACAAGCAGGCCCTAGAGGGCTTGGGAGACCTGAAGCTGCTATTTGAATACCTGACTTTATTTGGAATTGCTGAGAAG ATCTCCTTTGACCTGAGCCTGGCTCGGGGCCTGGACTACTATACAGGAGTGATCTATGAAGCGGTGCTGCTACAGACCCCAGCTCATGCTGAGGAGGAGCTACTGAATGTGGGCAGTGTGGCTGCTGGTGGGCGCTATGATGGGCTGGTGGGCATGTTTGACCCCAAAGGCCACAACGTGCCATGTGTGGGGCTCAGCATTGGGGTGGAGCGGATCTTCTCCATTGTGGAGCAGAGGATGAAG ACTTTTGGTGAGAAGATACGGACCACAGAGACCCAAGTGTTTGTGGCCACACCACAGAAGAACTTTCTCCAAGAACGGCTGAAGCTAATTGCAGAGCTTTGGGATGCTGGGATCAAG GCAGAGCTGATGTATAAGAACAACCCTAAACTACTAACTCAACTGCACTACTGTGAGAACATGGGCATCCCACTGGTGGTCATTATTGGTGAGCAAGAACTGAAGGAAGGGGTCATCAAGCTCCGTTCCGTGGCCAGCAGGGAGGAG GTGGCCATTACACGGGAAAATCTTGTGGCTGAAATTCAGAAGCGACTGTCTGAGTCTTGA